In the genome of Christensenella timonensis, one region contains:
- a CDS encoding DUF1361 domain-containing protein translates to MGLSLLPLLVLIITIFVMGAVMIYLNPIAGLAVGIVGIVIWFLLLPNAGYLVTELNLSHRTVDKTEVPIWYDIIAVLALSMSGVMNTLLNVMMLQLIYAVFVHPINAFNMGFVNNRNFWIIISVIFLLISFGIYIGRYLRFYSWDILKPKRFFKILKEHFAGPGKVRDLFIFLICYTAFFLIMYWIVIWPVLTNA, encoded by the coding sequence ATGGGCTTATCCCTACTGCCGCTTTTGGTACTCATCATTACGATATTCGTGATGGGCGCGGTGATGATTTACCTAAACCCGATCGCGGGGCTGGCCGTCGGTATTGTGGGCATCGTGATTTGGTTCCTGCTCCTTCCCAATGCGGGGTACCTGGTCACAGAGCTGAACTTAAGCCATAGAACCGTTGATAAAACAGAAGTCCCGATATGGTATGATATCATCGCGGTTTTGGCATTATCCATGTCCGGGGTGATGAACACATTGCTCAACGTCATGATGCTGCAGCTTATCTATGCGGTTTTTGTGCACCCGATCAATGCCTTCAATATGGGTTTTGTAAACAACAGAAATTTCTGGATCATTATCTCTGTGATCTTCCTGCTGATCAGCTTTGGCATTTACATCGGAAGGTATCTGCGCTTTTACAGCTGGGATATTTTAAAGCCCAAACGTTTCTTTAAAATTTTAAAGGAGCATTTTGCAGGCCCGGGCAAGGTGAGGGATCTCTTTATCTTTTTGATCTGCTATACGGCGTTCTTCCTCATTATGTACTGGATTGTTATCTGGCCGGTACTCACCAACGCTTGA
- a CDS encoding TM2 domain-containing protein gives MAEFKYCRNCGKQLNPGETVCMGCGVPVGTGYDYCWNCGSKSDPEAVVCVKCGAGLVPKSGTQQQQQQPQYQAQPGANPYPASQSKSKIAAGILGIFLGWLGIHNFYLGFTSKAVGQLILGLLGFVTFGITSAISGIWGLVEGIMILTGSINTDSDGRPLIN, from the coding sequence ATGGCAGAGTTCAAATATTGCAGAAATTGCGGCAAGCAATTAAACCCGGGAGAGACAGTTTGTATGGGCTGTGGCGTACCGGTGGGTACGGGATATGACTATTGCTGGAACTGCGGTTCTAAGTCTGACCCGGAAGCAGTGGTATGCGTGAAATGCGGCGCGGGGCTCGTTCCCAAAAGCGGAACGCAGCAACAACAGCAACAACCCCAGTATCAGGCACAGCCGGGAGCCAATCCCTATCCAGCGTCGCAGTCCAAGTCAAAGATCGCGGCGGGCATCCTCGGCATTTTCTTAGGGTGGCTGGGGATCCACAACTTCTACCTCGGCTTTACAAGCAAGGCGGTAGGCCAGCTGATCTTGGGGTTGCTTGGGTTCGTCACCTTTGGCATCACATCGGCGATTTCAGGCATCTGGGGCCTTGTGGAAGGCATCATGATCCTTACGGGCAGCATCAATACCGATTCGGACGGCAGGCCGCTCATCAATTAA
- a CDS encoding ECF transporter S component produces MMQDKTKKLTTTAVMTALVFVVTLLIYIPVPAVKGAYFNIGDVIIYCLSFILGGPYAVFAAAVGSALADLTLGSVIYIPATLLIKGCMALIVGVVTLKSMSFGRYLLACVIAGLVMAFGYCTYEFFVIGGWAAAAATFIPNMIQAGCGVAIAAALYHPMRSLRSRFALRPKLSC; encoded by the coding sequence ATGATGCAGGATAAGACAAAAAAATTGACGACCACGGCCGTGATGACCGCCCTCGTTTTCGTAGTGACATTGCTCATCTACATCCCGGTACCCGCCGTGAAAGGCGCGTACTTTAATATTGGCGATGTGATCATCTATTGCCTGTCGTTTATTTTGGGCGGCCCTTACGCTGTCTTTGCGGCGGCAGTAGGCAGCGCGCTTGCCGACCTGACGCTCGGGTCTGTGATTTATATCCCCGCTACGCTCCTGATCAAGGGGTGTATGGCGCTCATCGTGGGCGTGGTCACCTTGAAAAGCATGTCATTTGGACGCTACCTGCTTGCTTGCGTCATCGCCGGGCTGGTGATGGCTTTTGGCTATTGTACCTACGAATTTTTTGTCATCGGCGGATGGGCTGCGGCAGCCGCTACCTTTATCCCCAACATGATACAGGCAGGATGCGGCGTTGCCATCGCCGCGGCGCTTTACCACCCGATGCGTTCGCTGCGCAGCCGGTTTGCCCTGCGCCCCAAGCTTTCGTGCTGA
- a CDS encoding aminotransferase-like domain-containing protein, which produces MAGFFYDDLSWQPELSRESKPVYQEIVNALRRDIKRGVLRPGDRLPPQRELADFLGLNLSTVTRAFKICEQRGLIFATVGKGTFISSDVLAAEEATTADGTSAPNLIDLGMIFPLHDQDQDIVEAMRHVVKGPEIEDCLSYGAPQKKAADCELGAQWLEKMNFAVTPEHIFVVSGVQNALAIILTSLFAAGDKIATDRFTYTGFKNLANMLGIRLVPVDMDREGMDAGELRRVCRSDKIKGIYLMAECQNPTAYCMPRARREQVAQVIRENGLILLEDDTYAFLKNTGLKPVSAHVPERSVYISGTSKALSAGLRVAFLAVAQAFRPRIDLGIRNINLMTSHFNTEVVAHLVRTGAADEIIRKKRVEAQARSALAQQIFEGFDLRGTNRDYFRWLILPDGIHGREFEAQAKEMGVSVFCAEKFVVGSDFPFDAVRVSLSAAPTREQLRQGLMILKGLLTQKPQAEPFII; this is translated from the coding sequence ATGGCAGGATTTTTTTATGATGACCTAAGCTGGCAGCCCGAGCTTAGCAGGGAAAGCAAGCCGGTTTACCAGGAGATCGTGAATGCGCTCAGGCGCGATATCAAAAGAGGGGTGCTGCGTCCGGGGGACAGGCTTCCCCCGCAGCGTGAGTTGGCGGATTTTTTGGGGTTAAACCTAAGCACGGTGACGCGCGCGTTCAAGATATGCGAACAGCGCGGGCTGATCTTCGCGACAGTGGGAAAGGGGACGTTTATATCTTCGGACGTCCTTGCGGCCGAAGAGGCGACCACCGCCGACGGAACGAGTGCGCCAAACCTGATCGACCTGGGGATGATCTTTCCGCTGCACGACCAGGATCAAGATATTGTCGAGGCGATGCGGCATGTGGTCAAAGGGCCGGAGATCGAGGACTGCCTTTCTTACGGCGCGCCCCAAAAAAAGGCGGCGGATTGCGAGCTCGGGGCGCAGTGGCTGGAAAAGATGAACTTTGCGGTGACGCCCGAGCATATTTTTGTGGTTTCCGGCGTACAAAATGCACTGGCGATCATATTGACTTCGCTTTTTGCGGCGGGCGATAAGATCGCGACCGACCGTTTTACCTACACGGGATTCAAAAATCTTGCCAACATGCTTGGTATCCGGCTCGTGCCTGTGGATATGGACAGGGAGGGTATGGATGCAGGCGAACTGCGGCGCGTATGCCGCAGCGACAAAATCAAAGGTATTTACCTGATGGCGGAATGCCAGAACCCGACCGCCTACTGCATGCCGCGCGCGCGCAGGGAGCAGGTCGCGCAGGTGATCCGTGAAAACGGACTGATTTTGCTGGAGGACGATACATACGCGTTTTTGAAAAATACCGGGCTCAAGCCTGTTTCCGCACATGTACCGGAGCGCAGCGTATACATCAGCGGCACCTCAAAAGCTCTGTCAGCGGGGTTGCGCGTGGCCTTTTTGGCCGTGGCACAGGCGTTCCGCCCACGCATCGACCTCGGCATACGCAACATCAACCTGATGACTTCGCATTTCAATACGGAGGTGGTCGCGCATTTGGTGCGCACGGGAGCGGCGGACGAGATCATCCGCAAAAAACGCGTGGAGGCACAGGCGCGCTCCGCCCTCGCGCAGCAGATATTTGAGGGCTTTGACCTGCGCGGCACAAACAGGGATTATTTCCGCTGGCTTATCCTGCCGGACGGCATACACGGGCGGGAATTTGAGGCGCAGGCAAAAGAGATGGGAGTCAGCGTCTTTTGTGCGGAAAAGTTTGTCGTGGGAAGTGACTTCCCCTTTGACGCGGTACGTGTATCGCTTTCGGCCGCGCCGACACGTGAGCAGCTCCGGCAGGGCCTTATGATTCTGAAGGGGCTGCTGACACAAAAACCACAGGCGGAGCCATTTATCATCTGA
- a CDS encoding DUF1015 family protein, with protein sequence MRDTKELGFVIPQILLPREDVNMEKWSCVACDQFTSQPEYWDRVEKFVGNAPSTLHMVLPEVYLESDNVAQCIDDLKAEMHEYLNKGVMGLLPEGIVLTERHLGKKVRKGILLAMDLEQYDFKIENKPLIRATEQTVLSRIPPRMKIRSGAPLELPHIMLLMDDPEDSVIGPLHIQRSSLKKMYDFDLMMDGGKIEGWLVDEPKLLSGVTEAIAGLEKHDNMLFCVGDGNHSLATAKAVWDEAKEDLTPEERENHPLRFALCEIINLRDRAVEFMPIHRVLFGVNASGCVQFVAERLREKGRKAKLVFGRWRKEIEADGTYQIPFLYHDGAGRIVIEDPQHPLAIGEVQEIFEEYIAANPQGSIDYIHGDEAFLSLAKEYDNIGFYFEPMEKSAFFDMVVRCGVLPKKTFSLGEAEEKRYYLEGRLLTDHFEEEAENIEE encoded by the coding sequence ATGAGAGACACAAAAGAACTGGGCTTTGTGATTCCGCAGATTTTACTGCCGCGTGAAGACGTTAATATGGAGAAGTGGTCTTGTGTGGCGTGCGACCAATTTACGTCGCAGCCGGAATATTGGGATAGAGTTGAAAAATTTGTGGGAAACGCACCCTCAACACTGCATATGGTGCTGCCGGAAGTATATTTGGAAAGCGACAATGTTGCGCAGTGCATCGACGACCTGAAGGCAGAGATGCATGAATATTTAAATAAGGGCGTGATGGGCCTGCTGCCCGAGGGGATCGTCTTAACGGAGCGCCACCTTGGGAAAAAAGTACGGAAAGGGATACTGCTCGCAATGGACCTGGAGCAGTATGATTTTAAGATAGAGAACAAGCCGCTGATCCGTGCGACGGAGCAGACCGTGCTTTCGCGCATCCCCCCCCGCATGAAGATCAGGAGCGGCGCGCCATTAGAGCTGCCGCACATCATGCTTTTGATGGACGATCCGGAGGACAGCGTGATCGGGCCGCTGCATATCCAGCGCAGCAGCCTCAAAAAAATGTATGATTTTGACCTGATGATGGACGGCGGAAAAATAGAAGGCTGGCTCGTCGACGAGCCTAAGCTGTTAAGCGGCGTGACAGAGGCGATCGCGGGACTTGAAAAGCACGATAACATGCTTTTCTGCGTGGGCGACGGGAACCATTCGCTTGCGACGGCAAAAGCGGTATGGGACGAAGCGAAAGAAGACCTCACACCGGAAGAACGTGAAAACCATCCGCTGCGCTTTGCGCTTTGCGAGATCATCAACCTGCGCGACCGCGCTGTGGAATTCATGCCCATACACCGGGTGCTGTTTGGCGTGAACGCGTCCGGCTGCGTGCAGTTTGTCGCGGAGCGCCTGCGCGAAAAAGGCAGGAAGGCCAAGCTTGTGTTCGGGCGCTGGCGCAAGGAGATCGAGGCGGACGGGACGTACCAGATCCCGTTTTTATACCACGACGGTGCAGGCAGGATCGTGATCGAAGATCCGCAGCATCCGCTCGCGATCGGCGAGGTGCAGGAGATATTTGAGGAATATATTGCGGCAAACCCGCAGGGCAGTATCGATTATATCCACGGGGACGAGGCGTTTTTGTCGCTGGCAAAGGAATATGATAATATCGGTTTTTATTTCGAGCCCATGGAAAAAAGTGCGTTTTTCGATATGGTCGTTAGGTGCGGGGTGCTCCCCAAGAAGACCTTCTCACTGGGGGAAGCGGAAGAGAAGCGCTATTACCTGGAAGGCCGTTTGCTGACGGATCATTTTGAAGAAGAAGCGGAAAATATTGAGGAATAG
- a CDS encoding aspartate kinase yields the protein MAVKVAKFGGSSLASAEQILKMKQIIDADEARKFVVPSAPGKRFPDDIKVTDLLYALHDAALRLDDTKEIYQKIVKRYTDIRDELGLSIRIEEYLEKMYEDIRTGASEDYAASRGEYMNGLLIADLLGYDFIDAADVIFFNENGTYDAKKTLAILPGALKLHERAVIPGFYGSLPNGKIKTFSRGGSDITGSIVSRAANADLYENWTDVSGFLMADPRIVDGPKKIDVITYRELRELAYMGATVLHEDSIFPVLEAAIPINVKNTNDPKNSGTMIIPAIEGRDGAKEGITGIAGKKNFTVITIEKDGMNAEIGFGRKLLGCLEKFGLSYEHMPSSIDTISIVIADVRVRGVIEQLIDEIHAQCQPDSVEVSSNMAIIATVGRGMIRQIGVSAKLFSALAKNHVNVRMIDQGSSEINIIVGVENDDFEKAVQAIYTALV from the coding sequence ATGGCTGTTAAGGTTGCGAAATTCGGCGGAAGCTCGCTTGCGTCCGCGGAGCAGATTTTGAAGATGAAGCAAATTATCGATGCGGATGAGGCGAGGAAGTTTGTCGTACCGTCCGCGCCCGGCAAGCGGTTTCCTGACGATATCAAGGTGACAGACCTGCTGTATGCGCTGCACGACGCCGCGCTGCGTTTAGACGATACGAAGGAAATTTACCAGAAGATCGTCAAGCGTTATACGGATATCCGTGACGAGCTCGGGCTTAGTATACGGATCGAAGAATATTTGGAAAAGATGTACGAGGATATCCGCACAGGGGCGAGCGAAGATTACGCAGCTTCCCGCGGGGAGTATATGAACGGCCTGCTCATAGCAGACCTGCTCGGCTACGATTTTATCGATGCGGCAGATGTGATCTTCTTTAACGAAAACGGCACATACGACGCCAAAAAGACGCTTGCAATCCTGCCGGGCGCACTGAAACTGCACGAACGCGCGGTCATTCCCGGATTTTACGGCAGCCTGCCAAACGGCAAGATCAAAACGTTCTCGCGCGGCGGGAGCGATATCACAGGCTCCATCGTATCGCGTGCAGCCAACGCCGACCTGTACGAAAACTGGACGGATGTTTCGGGCTTTTTGATGGCTGACCCGCGCATTGTGGACGGGCCCAAAAAGATCGACGTGATCACCTATCGCGAGCTGCGGGAGCTTGCCTATATGGGTGCGACGGTGCTGCACGAAGACAGTATTTTCCCTGTGCTTGAAGCGGCGATCCCCATCAATGTCAAAAACACCAATGATCCGAAGAACAGCGGGACGATGATCATTCCGGCGATCGAAGGGCGCGACGGCGCCAAAGAGGGCATCACAGGGATCGCGGGCAAAAAGAATTTTACGGTCATCACCATTGAAAAAGACGGGATGAACGCGGAAATTGGTTTTGGACGCAAGCTGCTTGGCTGTCTGGAAAAATTCGGGCTTTCCTACGAGCATATGCCGTCTTCCATCGATACGATATCCATTGTCATTGCGGACGTGCGCGTACGCGGCGTGATCGAACAGCTGATCGACGAGATCCACGCGCAGTGCCAGCCGGACAGCGTGGAGGTCTCTTCCAATATGGCCATCATCGCGACGGTCGGCCGCGGCATGATCCGCCAGATCGGCGTATCGGCAAAGCTGTTTTCGGCGCTTGCGAAAAATCATGTGAATGTGCGCATGATCGACCAGGGAAGCAGCGAGATCAACATCATCGTGGGCGTGGAAAACGACGATTTTGAAAAGGCGGTACAGGCGATCTACACCGCGTTGGTATAG
- a CDS encoding AEC family transporter, protein MIFDALQAVLMVVVIIAVGYFVSYKGWANKSVTGFTSKLIVNITLPATAVMAFFNSFTVDTLAASWVYIAASFAAIGALYALSKLVAKIAKIKKTQRGVFTALFSFSNSVYIGLPVATAIFGQNALVFALFYYMANTTFMNSVGFVEIARDGMQIACIEDGTGSLPKKCFTGKQIVKKVFQPPMIAVIVGFLLVLLRIELPDFLSSALTYIGDITSPLALLFVGMILHRAGISCLKKIDRGISLSLLGRFVAAPLIMLAVAALFGLPKLPTEVLVVQMSLPAMVATAIFAEISHADTEFATKGVAVTTLLSFAAIPAYILLFAYL, encoded by the coding sequence ATGATTTTTGACGCATTGCAGGCTGTATTGATGGTTGTGGTCATCATTGCGGTCGGGTATTTCGTTTCGTATAAGGGATGGGCAAATAAAAGCGTTACCGGCTTCACCAGCAAGCTGATCGTCAATATCACGCTGCCGGCTACGGCGGTTATGGCTTTTTTCAATAGTTTTACCGTGGATACGCTCGCGGCATCATGGGTATATATCGCCGCATCCTTTGCAGCGATCGGCGCGCTCTATGCCCTAAGTAAGCTGGTTGCCAAAATTGCAAAAATCAAAAAAACACAGCGCGGCGTTTTTACCGCGTTGTTTTCTTTTTCCAATTCCGTTTACATCGGCCTGCCCGTCGCGACTGCGATCTTCGGCCAAAATGCGCTGGTGTTCGCGCTGTTTTACTACATGGCCAATACCACGTTTATGAACAGTGTGGGCTTTGTGGAAATCGCACGGGACGGGATGCAAATTGCCTGCATAGAGGATGGGACAGGCTCTTTGCCAAAGAAATGTTTCACCGGAAAGCAGATCGTAAAAAAAGTATTCCAACCGCCCATGATCGCGGTGATTGTCGGTTTTTTGCTGGTGCTGCTGCGGATAGAGCTGCCCGATTTCCTGTCGTCGGCGCTTACCTATATCGGCGATATCACCTCGCCGCTCGCACTGCTTTTTGTGGGAATGATCCTGCACCGCGCCGGTATTTCCTGCCTGAAAAAGATAGACAGGGGTATCTCGCTTTCCCTTCTGGGGCGCTTTGTGGCGGCGCCGCTCATCATGCTGGCTGTGGCAGCGCTGTTCGGCCTGCCCAAGCTGCCGACTGAGGTACTGGTCGTCCAGATGAGCTTGCCGGCCATGGTCGCGACGGCGATCTTTGCGGAGATTTCGCATGCGGATACGGAGTTTGCAACAAAAGGGGTGGCGGTTACCACGCTGCTTTCCTTTGCGGCGATCCCGGCCTATATATTATTGTTTGCATATTTATAA
- a CDS encoding phosphoribosylformylglycinamidine synthase, translated as MSVKRLFVEKKKGFDVQAQSRAADFKQNLGVPVTQVRILNRYDVEGIDDEDFEAAVTNVFSEPAVDTVKYEDMPDKKGYSVFAVEYLPGQYDQRADSAAQCVQLLTRKERPNVRFAKIYFIKGADKDQLKAIKDYVINPVDSCEATLDKYDTLEMNLEIPTEVAVMDGFIKMNKKQIEDFTVQNGFAMTTEDMLCAQDYFKSEKRDPTITELKVLDTYWSDHCRHTTFSTALDKVEFANDPISKEAEHVYEDYLDARRKMCRDKDVCLMDLATAYVREAKRAGMLKNFDDSEEINACSIKQKIETDKGDKDYLIMFKNETHNHPTEIEPFGGAATCLGGAIRDPLSGRSYVYQAMRVTGSADPRESLKDTMEFKLPQRKITREAAHGYSSYGNQIGLATGLVEEVYHEGYKAKRLEIGGVIAAAPAEQVIRECPVEGDLIVLIGGRTGRDGCGGATGSSKAHDEKSIEKCGAEVQKGNPLTERKLQRLFRNQKFSKMVKRCNDFGAGGVCVAIGELAEGLDIDLDAVPKKYEGLDGTELAISESQERMAIVIRPQDLDCVLALAAQENLEATLVARVTDTGRMRLFWNDKNIVDISREFLDTNGATQHAHAKVRQFDTKDMFGEKTEKTVKETLLSLLSDLNICSQKGLSEMFDSTIGAGSVTMPLGGVRQLSPVQAMCAKIPCDGADSKTATLMSYGLDPYLMEKSPFAGSVYAILLSVAKLVAAGGDRKEAWLTLQEYFERLGDDPQRWGKPLGALLGAYLAQRELNIAAIGGKDSMSGSFKDIDVPPTLCSFCVAPVAAKDVITPEFKQAGNKLYLMDIKRDKNGLPDFEDVKRKYEKLHKMIQDKVVVSAYAVTRGGVLAGAAKCAFGNNLGVKLFSQHLDKVTAKRYGAILVESPCIHDADFEIKGEIREEPFIELMDESIPLSEALQAYTQPLESVFATKTQDGGKIETPLYTKKDIIVSRYKTAIPRVVIPVFPGTNCEYDTEKAFEAAGAIPRVVIMRNLSVQDVDESIRELEAEIAHAQMIMLPGGFSGGDEPDGSGKFIATMFRNPRIKDATHELLKNRDGLILGICNGFQALIKLGLAPYGEIRDMEEDSPTLTYNNIGRHVSCMVRTRITSANSPWLSLCEPGEVHTVAVSHGEGRFVATEKEIKSLLKNGQVATQYVDFEGVPSMDIEYNPNGSMYAIEGIMSPDGRVLGKMGHTERAGKYIAKNVPGEYDQKIFESGVKYFR; from the coding sequence ATGAGCGTAAAAAGATTGTTCGTGGAAAAGAAAAAGGGCTTTGACGTGCAGGCGCAGTCGCGCGCCGCGGATTTTAAGCAAAATTTGGGCGTGCCGGTCACGCAGGTGCGGATACTAAACCGCTATGACGTGGAAGGCATAGACGATGAAGATTTCGAGGCCGCGGTTACAAACGTGTTCAGCGAACCTGCCGTGGATACTGTCAAATATGAGGATATGCCCGACAAAAAGGGTTATTCGGTATTTGCGGTGGAATACCTGCCCGGGCAATATGACCAGCGCGCGGACAGCGCAGCGCAGTGTGTGCAGCTTTTGACGCGTAAGGAGCGGCCGAACGTTCGTTTCGCGAAAATTTATTTTATCAAAGGTGCGGATAAAGACCAGCTTAAGGCGATCAAGGATTACGTTATCAACCCGGTGGATTCGTGCGAGGCCACGCTCGACAAATACGATACGCTCGAAATGAACCTGGAGATACCCACGGAAGTGGCGGTGATGGACGGGTTCATCAAAATGAACAAAAAACAGATCGAAGACTTTACTGTGCAAAACGGATTTGCCATGACGACGGAGGACATGCTGTGCGCACAGGATTATTTCAAGAGTGAAAAACGCGATCCCACGATCACGGAGCTCAAGGTGCTCGACACCTATTGGTCGGATCATTGCCGCCATACGACGTTTTCCACCGCCCTTGACAAGGTGGAATTTGCAAACGACCCCATTTCCAAGGAAGCGGAGCACGTCTACGAAGATTACCTTGACGCGCGCAGGAAGATGTGCAGGGACAAGGACGTTTGCCTGATGGATCTTGCGACAGCGTATGTACGCGAGGCAAAGCGGGCCGGCATGCTGAAAAATTTTGACGATTCGGAGGAGATCAACGCCTGTTCCATCAAGCAGAAGATCGAAACGGACAAGGGAGACAAAGATTACCTGATCATGTTCAAAAACGAAACGCACAACCACCCGACGGAGATCGAGCCGTTCGGCGGTGCGGCGACGTGTTTGGGCGGCGCGATCCGCGACCCGCTTTCGGGGCGGTCGTACGTATACCAGGCGATGCGCGTTACAGGCAGCGCAGATCCGCGCGAGAGCCTGAAGGACACGATGGAATTCAAGCTGCCGCAGCGCAAGATCACCAGGGAAGCGGCGCATGGGTATTCCTCCTACGGCAACCAGATCGGCCTTGCGACCGGCCTTGTGGAGGAGGTCTACCACGAGGGTTATAAGGCAAAGCGTTTGGAGATCGGCGGCGTGATCGCCGCCGCCCCGGCAGAGCAGGTGATCCGCGAATGTCCGGTGGAAGGAGACCTGATCGTACTAATCGGCGGGCGTACGGGGCGCGACGGCTGTGGAGGCGCAACGGGTTCTTCCAAGGCGCACGATGAAAAATCCATTGAGAAATGCGGCGCAGAGGTGCAAAAGGGCAACCCGCTCACCGAGCGTAAGCTGCAAAGATTGTTCCGCAACCAGAAATTCTCAAAAATGGTCAAGCGCTGCAACGATTTCGGTGCGGGCGGCGTGTGTGTGGCGATCGGCGAGCTGGCTGAAGGATTGGACATCGACCTTGACGCGGTGCCCAAAAAATACGAAGGCCTCGACGGGACGGAGCTTGCGATCTCCGAGTCGCAGGAGCGTATGGCCATCGTGATCCGTCCGCAGGATCTTGACTGCGTCCTTGCGCTGGCAGCACAGGAGAACCTGGAAGCCACGCTGGTTGCACGCGTGACGGATACGGGCCGCATGCGCCTTTTCTGGAACGATAAAAACATTGTGGATATTTCCCGCGAATTTTTGGATACGAACGGCGCGACGCAGCATGCACACGCCAAGGTCAGGCAGTTCGACACGAAGGACATGTTTGGGGAGAAAACGGAAAAAACGGTGAAGGAGACCCTGCTTTCCCTGCTTTCCGATTTGAATATCTGCTCGCAGAAGGGCCTCAGCGAGATGTTCGACTCCACGATCGGCGCGGGCAGCGTGACCATGCCGCTGGGCGGCGTGAGGCAGCTGTCGCCCGTGCAGGCGATGTGCGCCAAAATTCCGTGCGACGGCGCGGACAGCAAAACGGCGACGCTCATGAGTTATGGGCTGGATCCGTACCTGATGGAAAAAAGCCCCTTTGCGGGCTCGGTCTACGCGATCCTTTTGAGTGTGGCCAAGCTGGTTGCGGCCGGCGGCGACAGGAAGGAAGCATGGCTCACGCTGCAGGAATACTTTGAGCGGTTGGGAGACGATCCGCAGCGCTGGGGCAAGCCCCTGGGCGCGCTGCTGGGCGCGTACCTCGCGCAGCGCGAGCTTAATATCGCGGCCATCGGCGGCAAGGATTCCATGAGCGGGAGCTTCAAGGACATCGACGTACCGCCCACGCTGTGCTCGTTCTGCGTGGCCCCGGTCGCGGCAAAGGATGTGATTACGCCTGAATTCAAACAGGCGGGCAACAAGCTTTACCTGATGGACATCAAACGCGATAAAAACGGCTTGCCGGACTTTGAGGACGTCAAGCGCAAATATGAGAAGCTCCACAAGATGATCCAGGACAAGGTGGTCGTTTCGGCGTACGCGGTGACGCGCGGCGGCGTGCTCGCGGGGGCGGCGAAATGCGCGTTCGGCAACAACCTCGGCGTCAAGCTGTTCTCGCAGCATCTGGACAAGGTAACGGCCAAGCGTTACGGAGCGATCCTCGTGGAATCCCCGTGCATCCACGACGCGGATTTTGAAATCAAGGGTGAGATCCGGGAAGAGCCGTTCATCGAGCTGATGGACGAAAGCATCCCGCTGAGCGAGGCGCTGCAAGCTTATACGCAGCCCCTTGAATCGGTATTTGCAACAAAAACGCAGGACGGCGGCAAAATAGAAACGCCGCTTTATACGAAAAAGGATATTATCGTCAGCCGCTATAAAACCGCGATCCCGCGTGTGGTCATCCCGGTGTTCCCGGGAACGAACTGCGAATATGACACGGAAAAAGCCTTTGAGGCGGCAGGCGCAATCCCGCGCGTGGTCATTATGCGGAACCTAAGCGTACAGGATGTAGACGAGAGCATCCGCGAGCTGGAAGCGGAGATCGCCCATGCGCAGATGATCATGCTTCCCGGCGGATTTTCAGGCGGCGACGAGCCGGATGGGAGCGGGAAGTTCATCGCGACGATGTTCAGGAACCCGCGCATCAAGGATGCGACGCACGAGCTGCTGAAAAACCGCGACGGCCTGATCCTCGGTATCTGCAACGGCTTCCAGGCGCTCATCAAGCTTGGCCTCGCGCCCTATGGGGAGATCAGGGATATGGAGGAAGATTCGCCCACGCTTACCTATAACAATATCGGCAGGCATGTTTCTTGTATGGTACGCACGCGCATCACCAGCGCCAATTCCCCCTGGCTTTCGCTTTGCGAGCCGGGCGAAGTGCATACGGTGGCCGTGTCCCACGGCGAAGGGCGTTTTGTGGCAACGGAAAAAGAGATCAAATCGCTTTTGAAGAACGGACAGGTCGCGACGCAGTATGTGGATTTTGAGGGCGTACCTTCAATGGACATCGAATATAATCCCAATGGTTCGATGTACGCGATCGAGGGCATTATGAGCCCGGACGGCCGCGTGCTGGGAAAAATGGGACACACGGAACGTGCCGGAAAATACATCGCGAAAAATGTGCCCGGCGAATATGACCAGAAAATATTTGAAAGCGGCGTAAAATATTTCAGATAG